The Chryseobacterium shigense genome segment CAAAAAGGCTCATTAATTCTTTTGATTTTTTAGCAACATCTGAATTCGGATATTTCCTGATAATCCTGTTGAATTCTTCCCTGTTTTCATCATATATCGTTCCGTCGGAATGCTCATGAGTGGGAGTATTATCCATCCCGAAAAGATAATCGTACAGATAATTACCGTACATTTCTTTCACCCTGGAAATTAAAGGGCTTTCAGGATATTTTTTTATGAAATTTTCCCAAAATACTGTTCTTTCTCCCAACTCTTTCCAGGAAATTACCAATCCTGCATCCGCTGAATAAAGACCTTTACTTTCTTTTGAAAGCTGCCCAATATAACTATTATAATCCGGAGTTACTTTATCCTTAAAAAGAGAAAAGTAATGCTCCGGGAAAGACCAGATCTCGGTATAACCTTCTCCTACTTCTGTAAATTCAAGGCCTCCTTTTTTAAGCTGGGTACTGAGTTCCTTTATATTTTCAGGAAATTTGTAACGGTTACTTTCAGAGTCATAATAATTAACATATTCATCCAGAACTTTACTCAGATTTTCACTTAAACAGGCTGTATATTTCTCACGAATTTTAATATAATCTTCGTATAATTTATCATTCTGTCCGGGCGAATTCCGCGCAATTTCTTTTTCCGCTTTTTGCTGGTACCACTGAAGTGCCGCGATATAATCTTCTGTTTTATTTTTAGAAGAACACACAGTATCAACAGGTTTGAACAGGTCTTCCTTTGTTTCTGTTTTTGAAACCGTATCTTTTTGAATCTTTCCTTCAGAAGTTTTTGACGTTTCTTTTTTACAGGAAAAAATACAAACCAACAGAATAAAAGCTGATAAACTCTTTTTTACCATTTTCTAAAGTAAGATTAGTCTAACTTCAGATCTCTTCTTACGTCTTCTATTTTAGCTTCCAATGATTTCAATTTATCTTTAAAATCTGTTTCAGAAGCAACACTGTCTTTTACAGAGATGTAGAACTTAATTTTTGGCTCTGTTCCGGAAGGTCTTACGCAGACTTTTGTTCCGTCCTGAGTATAATAAATCAGTACATTCGATTTTGGAATGTCGTTCATTACCTGCTTTTCTCCTTTTGAAACAATAAAATTAGTCTGTTCTTTGAAATCCTTCACTTCTTCAACTAATGAACCAGCCAGTTCTTTTGGAGGGTTTTCACGGAAATTCTTCATCATATTCTGAATTTCTTCTGCTCCGTCTCTGCCTTTTCTCACCAGATTTACCAAACCTTCATAGTACATTCCCAATTCCTGATAAATCTCGATCATATATTGATACATCGTTCTGCCGTTAGCTTTGCACCACGCTGCAATTTCGCAGGCCAGAATGATGCTTCCGCATGAGTCTTTATCACGGACGAAATCTCCGGTCATAAAACCGAAACTTTCCTCACCTCCGCAAATGAATTTTTCCTTTCCTTCAAAATCACGGATCATTTTTCCGATCCACTTGAATCCTGTAAGTCCCACTTTACAGTCAACACCGAATTTCTGTGCAATATCAAAGAAAATATCAGAAGTTACGATGGTAGATCCTATGAATTCTTTTCCTGTGATTCTTCCCTGCTTTCTCCATTCATTTAGGATGTAATAAGTAAGGATTGTATTGGTTTGGTTACCATTCAGAAGCTGCATTTCACCATCCAGGTTTCTTACGGCAATTCCCAGTCTGTCACCATCCGGATCTGTCCCGATAACGATGTCTGCATTGGTAATTCTTGCCAGATCCATAGCCATTTCCAGTGCTGCCGGTTCTTCGGGGTTTGGAGATTCTACCGTGGTGAAATTACCACTTGGAATCATTTGCTCTTTTACAAGATCTACCTTTTTGAATCCTGCTTTTTCCAGAGCTTTTGGAATTGTAGTATATGTAGTTCCGTGGATGGAAGTGAAAACAATATTTAAATTTTCTTTTCCAACATTCTGGTAGGTCGAGTTTTCTATGCAGGTATCGATATATACATCATCCTGTTCTTCCCCGATCCATTCAATCAGGTCATCATTTCCGTTGAATTTAATTTCGTCAAATTTCACGGAATATACTTCTTTGATGATGGCTTCATCATGTGGCGGAACGATCTGTGCCCCGTCATTCCAGTATACTTTGTATCCGTTATATTCAGGCGGATTGTGGGATGCCGTCAGCACAATTCCTCCGTTACATTTTTTGTCTCTTACGGTAAAAGATAGTTCCGGGGTTGGCCTGTGATCTTTGAAAAGAAGCACCTTAATTCCGTTTGCCGTTAAAACATCAGCAACCAGTTTTCCGAATTCTTTTGAGTTATGGCGAACATCGTAAGCGATAGCTACTTTGATTTCTTCTCCTTTAAACTGCTGGAGCATATAATTGGCCAATCCCTGTGTAGCCTGTCCCAATGTATATTTATTCAAGCGGTTGGTTCCTACTCCCATCACACCTCTCATTCCTCCTGTACCGAATTCCAGCTCTC includes the following:
- a CDS encoding phospho-sugar mutase, which encodes MTTLEKAQLWLSDTFDKETQDAVQALINSNSPDLEDSFYRELEFGTGGMRGVMGVGTNRLNKYTLGQATQGLANYMLQQFKGEEIKVAIAYDVRHNSKEFGKLVADVLTANGIKVLLFKDHRPTPELSFTVRDKKCNGGIVLTASHNPPEYNGYKVYWNDGAQIVPPHDEAIIKEVYSVKFDEIKFNGNDDLIEWIGEEQDDVYIDTCIENSTYQNVGKENLNIVFTSIHGTTYTTIPKALEKAGFKKVDLVKEQMIPSGNFTTVESPNPEEPAALEMAMDLARITNADIVIGTDPDGDRLGIAVRNLDGEMQLLNGNQTNTILTYYILNEWRKQGRITGKEFIGSTIVTSDIFFDIAQKFGVDCKVGLTGFKWIGKMIRDFEGKEKFICGGEESFGFMTGDFVRDKDSCGSIILACEIAAWCKANGRTMYQYMIEIYQELGMYYEGLVNLVRKGRDGAEEIQNMMKNFRENPPKELAGSLVEEVKDFKEQTNFIVSKGEKQVMNDIPKSNVLIYYTQDGTKVCVRPSGTEPKIKFYISVKDSVASETDFKDKLKSLEAKIEDVRRDLKLD
- a CDS encoding tetratricopeptide repeat protein, which encodes MVKKSLSAFILLVCIFSCKKETSKTSEGKIQKDTVSKTETKEDLFKPVDTVCSSKNKTEDYIAALQWYQQKAEKEIARNSPGQNDKLYEDYIKIREKYTACLSENLSKVLDEYVNYYDSESNRYKFPENIKELSTQLKKGGLEFTEVGEGYTEIWSFPEHYFSLFKDKVTPDYNSYIGQLSKESKGLYSADAGLVISWKELGERTVFWENFIKKYPESPLISRVKEMYGNYLYDYLFGMDNTPTHEHSDGTIYDENREEFNRIIRKYPNSDVAKKSKELMSLFDAKVPEEEIHKRIHIEREY